The window ATTTATTCCCCGCGATTTATTATCGGCGGCTCGCCACATCCGGGAGTGATAGTTGAACCTCCGGGCCTCGCGAATGTTGAACCGCCGCCGCTTCGTTACCGGCCACGACTTCCGAAGTACCTGTCCGAGACCGGAAAGCTCTCGGCAATGCAATTGGAGAGGATCATTTATGCGGGACAGGCACATGATCAGCGTCTTGCGGACGGTTCGCGAGCGGGTATAAGCATCGGCGACGGAACCGGAACCGGCAAGACGGCGACGCTTGCGGGGATCATTCTGGACAACTGGTT is drawn from Acidobacteriota bacterium and contains these coding sequences:
- a CDS encoding strawberry notch family protein — encoded protein: MYSIQERSSEGLPTAVLTSTDTTGEVEDAQPDLDINIYSPRFIIGGSPHPGVIVEPPGLANVEPPPLRYRPRLPKYLSETGKLSAMQLERIIYAGQAHDQRLADGSRAGISIGDGTGTGKTATLAGIILDNWFQGRRRAVWFSVKADLIEAVSDEFRRLD